In Camelina sativa cultivar DH55 chromosome 16, Cs, whole genome shotgun sequence, a single window of DNA contains:
- the LOC104750889 gene encoding uncharacterized protein LOC104750889 isoform X2, translating to MSSETNIPSYWLNWRFFLCAIFVSTSLFLSSFLIWRYEGPRKRKKHGDDNDDDDDQSLELEQLTGVVYDDETWNTCVKDMHPNWLLGFRVFGFIVLLGLISGNAIADGTGIFIFYTQWTFTLVTVYFGLAALVSIYRFKSADNDENGVSTVDAEQGSYRPPLHGENSNAFKSSNGHDRDNRSTRQIATTLGYIHQILFQTCAGAVLLTDGVFWFIIYPFLTAKDFSLDFFIVIMHSVNAIFLLGETFLNSLRFPLFRIAYFVVWTSIFVLFQWIVHACVSFWWPYPFLDLSSPYAPLWYAAVGAMHIPCFGIFALIVKLKYIWLSR from the exons ATGTCTTCAGAGACGAACATCCCAAGTTACTGGCTTAACTGGAGATTCTTTCTGTGTGCTATCTTCGTCTCTACGTCTCTGTTTCTGTCTTCGTTTCTGATTTGGAGATACGAAGGACCAAGAAAACGCAAGAAACACggtgatgataatgatgatgatgatgatcaaagcTTGGAACTCGAGCAACTCACTGGAGTTGTATATGATGATGAAACTTGGAACACTTGTGTCAAAGACATGCATCCGAATTGGTTGTTAGGTTTtcgtgtttttggttttattgttcTTCTTGGACTTATCTCTGGTAATGCTATTGCTGATGGTACCGGCATTTTCATCTTCTACACACA ATGGACTTTCACATTGGTTACAGTTTACTTTGGG CTTGCAGCATTAGTGTCCATATACAGATTTAAGTCAGCTGATAATGATGAAAACGGAGTCAGTACAGTCGACGCAGAGCAAGGGTCGTATAGACCTCCCCTGCATGGGGAAAACTCGAATGCGTTTAAATCTTCAAACGGACATGATAGAGACAACAGGTCTACACGTCAGATTGCAACTACATTGGGTTACATTCATCAGATTCTTTTTCAA ACTTGTGCAGGAGCTGTATTGCTTACAGATGGTGTGTTTTGGTTCATTATCTACCCTTTCCTCACAGCCAAAGATTTCAGTCTCGACTTT TTCATTGTGATTATGCACTCGGTCAATGCTATTTTCCTCCTCGGTGAAACTTTCCTGAATTCTCTG CGGTTCCCGTTGTTCAGAATTGCATACTTTGTGGTATGGACTAGTATATTTGTGCTATTCCAATGGATTGTTCATGCTTGTGTCTCCTTCTG GTGGCCTTACCCTTTCTTGGATTTGTCATCACCCTATGCCCCTTTATG GTATGCGGCTGTTGGGGCTATGCACATACCATGCTTTGGAATATTTGCTTTGATCGTGAAGTTGAAGTACATATGGCTCTCAAGATAG
- the LOC104750889 gene encoding uncharacterized protein LOC104750889 isoform X1, which produces MVKNVFSRIDLSSFITGSTEHTWQPTMSSETNIPSYWLNWRFFLCAIFVSTSLFLSSFLIWRYEGPRKRKKHGDDNDDDDDQSLELEQLTGVVYDDETWNTCVKDMHPNWLLGFRVFGFIVLLGLISGNAIADGTGIFIFYTQWTFTLVTVYFGLAALVSIYRFKSADNDENGVSTVDAEQGSYRPPLHGENSNAFKSSNGHDRDNRSTRQIATTLGYIHQILFQTCAGAVLLTDGVFWFIIYPFLTAKDFSLDFFIVIMHSVNAIFLLGETFLNSLRFPLFRIAYFVVWTSIFVLFQWIVHACVSFWWPYPFLDLSSPYAPLWYAAVGAMHIPCFGIFALIVKLKYIWLSR; this is translated from the exons ATGGTGAAGAATGTGTTTAGCCGAATTGATTTGTCGAGTTTCATTACAGGCTCAACTGAACATACTTGGCAACCAACAATGTCTTCAGAGACGAACATCCCAAGTTACTGGCTTAACTGGAGATTCTTTCTGTGTGCTATCTTCGTCTCTACGTCTCTGTTTCTGTCTTCGTTTCTGATTTGGAGATACGAAGGACCAAGAAAACGCAAGAAACACggtgatgataatgatgatgatgatgatcaaagcTTGGAACTCGAGCAACTCACTGGAGTTGTATATGATGATGAAACTTGGAACACTTGTGTCAAAGACATGCATCCGAATTGGTTGTTAGGTTTtcgtgtttttggttttattgttcTTCTTGGACTTATCTCTGGTAATGCTATTGCTGATGGTACCGGCATTTTCATCTTCTACACACA ATGGACTTTCACATTGGTTACAGTTTACTTTGGG CTTGCAGCATTAGTGTCCATATACAGATTTAAGTCAGCTGATAATGATGAAAACGGAGTCAGTACAGTCGACGCAGAGCAAGGGTCGTATAGACCTCCCCTGCATGGGGAAAACTCGAATGCGTTTAAATCTTCAAACGGACATGATAGAGACAACAGGTCTACACGTCAGATTGCAACTACATTGGGTTACATTCATCAGATTCTTTTTCAA ACTTGTGCAGGAGCTGTATTGCTTACAGATGGTGTGTTTTGGTTCATTATCTACCCTTTCCTCACAGCCAAAGATTTCAGTCTCGACTTT TTCATTGTGATTATGCACTCGGTCAATGCTATTTTCCTCCTCGGTGAAACTTTCCTGAATTCTCTG CGGTTCCCGTTGTTCAGAATTGCATACTTTGTGGTATGGACTAGTATATTTGTGCTATTCCAATGGATTGTTCATGCTTGTGTCTCCTTCTG GTGGCCTTACCCTTTCTTGGATTTGTCATCACCCTATGCCCCTTTATG GTATGCGGCTGTTGGGGCTATGCACATACCATGCTTTGGAATATTTGCTTTGATCGTGAAGTTGAAGTACATATGGCTCTCAAGATAG